A single window of Drosophila suzukii chromosome 3, CBGP_Dsuzu_IsoJpt1.0, whole genome shotgun sequence DNA harbors:
- the LOC139352734 gene encoding uncharacterized protein, which produces MYIRNFFNRRGTPREIFTDNCNNFKASEKVICEELPRVDFDEVYRSFDTIKWSFNPPAAPHMGGAWERLIGSLKRVLSAICPAMKFTSESLQSALWEIEFIINSRPLTFVSLDTNDDEAITPNHLLLGSVSGYKPIFDNNLSVRCMWESAQLFADHFWKRWVREYVPDIARRGKWYAEQPPLTIGSVVLIVDENLPRNTWPKGIVTDVVLAKDQQVRSATIKTAHGILRRPVTKLAVLNVGKIEGNPDAGEPSLPGGECRRRNLLQ; this is translated from the coding sequence ATGTATATCCGCAACTTCTTCAATCGCCGCGGGACACCTAGAGAAATATTCACGGACAACTGCAATAATTTTAAAGCTTCCGAGAAGGTGATCTGCGAGGAGCTTCCAAGGGTTGACTTCGACGAAGTGTACAGATCGTTCGACACAATTAAGTGGAGCTTTAACCCACCAGCAGCGCCTCATATGGGGGGAGCATGGGAGCGCCTTATAGGCTCCTTAAAAAGGGTCCTGTCCGCCATCTGCCCAGCGATGAAGTTTACTAGCGAGAGTTTACAAAGCGCACTTTGGGAGATCGAATTTATAATAAACTCAAGGCCGCTCACATTCGTATCGCTGGACACCAACGACGACGAAGCCATCACACCCAATCATTTGCTACTGGGATCAGTAAGCGGATATAAGCCCATCTTCGACAACAATCTCTCGGTTCGATGCATGTGGGAATCGGCTCAACTATTCGCCGACCATTTCTGGAAACGATGGGTCAGGGAATATGTTCCCGACATAGCTCGCCGAGGGAAATGGTACGCCGAGCAGCCACCTCTAACGATTGGCAGCGTCGTCCTCATAGTGGACGAGAACTTACCACGAAACACGTGGCCGAAAGGAATAGTCACCGATGTGGTCTTAGCCAAGGACCAGCAAGTAAGAAGCGCTACGATCAAGACTGCCCACGGCATCTTACGACGACCCGTAACGAAGCTGGCTGTATTGAACGTTGGCAAGATTGAGGGTAACCCAGACGCAGGAGAGCCAAGTTTACCGGGGGGAGAATGTCGCCGCCGAAATCTGTTACAATAG
- the LOC139352733 gene encoding uncharacterized protein, producing MDTNNLSSGVYHFKRCAHEDCDRMVQCSKCHSWYHSETMPMSFHKPQASSSPTQGNGLAKFPYNPSYQASPLEHINKNTQTASTTVTTTSMAVGGISALGEKPAQTPCGLSNLTSHGPSPVKQQLIRPKEAEAAGRLLVGPDAANKIMLTSGIPTPSLIAARQAIPRELPAFDGNPQAWPLFYSSFQTSTEIAGYTNAENLMRLQSSLRGRARELVQSMVLLPAMVTEIIQRLQMCFGRPEHVLQTMLDKARKMPPPKDKLEPLIEYALCVRNIYSTMEACELVAHMSNPLLVQDLVEKLPSQQKLQWAMHPKETAVPVVKVFSEWMYTIAEAASQVSSPLYFGRSERLNYHSVSEEPLRFRGKCVICDAGDHKIQTCPNFSAMNTAERWDVSRTYHLCLNCLNNHRSQCLSRNTCNINNCRERHHPLLHAEQLYRSEHPRQPTAPELESGHILAHRHADQTNFRIVPIKIDYKTQQINTLAFLDEGSSVTLIEETIFQQLGVTGVPHPLCLKWTDNTTRVEETSKTATLRVINTQNGAKFKLRDVRSVRSLNLPAQSANMEELAMKFPYLKGLRITSYANVRPTIIVGADNWNLAVPLRIREGAWRQPIASKTRLEWTLQIPPSKRSNAEGHVNIHECRCYEADTALHEAIKQTFAVETPRRAHLYSEADSRALAIMNSTTRFEDGRFKIGLLWKNENAALQDSYPNALRRLKCLQRKFIKEPALKFQTEKEIDNLVRKKYARKLSAAEILKEHARVWYLPTFLITNPNKPNRVRLVWDAAAQSGGQSLNDFIHAGPDLLKPLVELLISIRAGKVAIIGDIAEMLHQIRVKPEDAHVQRFLWYDQDDELHHPSVYTMEALTFGINCAPCIAHFIRDRNADRFQQQYPAAAQAVKNYHYVDDFIYSGNDNKEVIEIATQVRHIHAAGGFYIRNWTSNSKTVLGELGGESSSTEVEITTAEKVLGLYWIPETDDLTFIFKFSCLKRDIWTENDAPLKRKLLQAAVTGAKLSQSIQTNSRLSVNSHYYWTDSKTVLKWLRMDPRKFQQYVMHRVGEELELTNVDQWYWVPSDLNPADIATKTSSFTSMHKWFDGPEYLLQERSRWPTCTDLGAPTNIEVKQVFFVATIPLDPIVNTMTSCYGSEGELKTCAPNSK from the exons ATGGATACCAACAACCTATCAAGTGGAGTCTACCATTTCAAGCGATGTGCACATGAGGATTGTGATCGAATGGTCCAGTGCAGCAAATGCCACTCCTGGTACCACAGCGA AACGATGCCGATGTCATTCCACAAACCTCAGGCCTCCTCATCACCGACgcaaggaaacggattggcaAAATTTCCATACAACCCGTCATATCAAGCCTCCCCTCTGGAACACATTAACAAAAATACACAAACCGCGTCGACGACGGTCACGACCACTAGCATGGCAGTGGGTGGCATCTCAGCTTTAGGCGAAAAGCCCGCTCAAACGCCATGCGGTTTATCGAACCTAACCTCGCATGGTCCGTCCCCGGTTAAGCAACAGCTGATCAGACCAAAGGAAGCCGAAGCCGCAGGGCGCTTATTAGTGGGACCAGACGCAGCCAACAAAATAATGCTCACCTCTGGCATACCAACACCTTCGCTGATTGCCGCTCGTCAAGCGATCCCAAGGGAGTTGCCAGCATTCGATGGCAACCCCCAAGCTTGGCCATTATTTTATAGCAGCTTTCAAACTAGCACAGAGATCGCCGGCTACACCAACGCGGAGAACCTCATGCGCCTACAGTCAAGCCTAAGAGGTAGGGCCCGAGAACTAGTACAAAGTATGGTACTATTACCAGCGATGGTCACCGAAATCATACAGAGACTTCAAATGTGTTTCGGTCGGCCAGAGCATGTACTTCAGACAATGCTTGATAAAGCACGGAAAATGCCGCCTCCAAAGGACAAACTAGAACCTCTGATCGAGTACGCACTCTGCGTAAGAAACATATATTCAACGATGGAAGCCTGCGAGCTAGTCGCCCACATGAGCAACCCACTCCTTGTGCAGGATCTAGTGGAAAAGCTTCCTTCGCAGCAAAAATTACAATGGGCCATGCACCCAAAAGAAACCGCTGTGCCGGTGGTGAAAGTATTCAGCGAATGGATGTACACAATCGCCGAAGCAGCTAGTCAAGTATCATCCCCACTTTACTTCGGGCGCAGCGAACGCCTTAATTACCATTCGGTGAGTGAGGAGCCACTTCGTTTTAGAGGGAAATGCGTGATATGCGATGCCGGAGACCACAAGATCCAAACCTGCCCTAACTTCTCCGCTATGAACACGGCAGAAAGATGGGACGTGTCCCGCACCTATCACTTGTGCCTCAATTGCCTCAACAATCACCGAAGCCAGTGCCTTTCAAGGAATACATGCAACATAAACAACTGTCGCGAACGTCACCATCCCCTACTGCATGCAGAACAACTCTACCGCTCCGAACACCCGCGCCAGCCAACAGCACCCGAGCTGGAGAGCGGTCACATTCTCGCCCATAGACATGCGGATCAAACTAATTTCCGTATCGTACCAATCAAAATCGATTATAAGACTCAACAAATTAACACCCTTGCCTTTCTAGACGAAGGATCATCAGTAACGCTGATCGAAGAAACTATCTTCCAGCAGCTGGGGGTGACAGGCGTACCACACCCACTCTGCCTGAAATGGACCGACAATACAACCCGTGTCGAAGAAACTTCTAAAACAGCGACTTTACGTGTCATCAACACGCAGAACGGAGCCAAATTTAAACTGAGAGACGTTCGCAGCGTCAGAAGCCTAAACTTACCAGCACAGTCCGCCAACATGGAGGAGCTCGCCATGAAGTTCCCGTACCTTAAAGGACTACGAATTACCTCATATGCCAACGTGCGACCAACTATAATCGTTGGAGCGGATAACTGGAATCTAGCCGTACCTCTTAGAATCCGGGAGGGAGCGTGGCGCCAGCCAATTGCTTCCAAAACTCGACTGGAATGGACGTTGCAAATTCCACCGAGCAAAAGATCTAACGCAGAGGGACACGTTAACATCCATGAGTGTAGATGCTACGAAGCCGACACCGCCTTACACGAGGCCATTAAGCAAACCTTCGCAGTAGAGACTCCTCGACGTGCCCACCTATATTCTGAAGCTGACTCCCGTGCCCTAGCCATCATGAACTCGACAACCAGATTTGAGGACGGCAGATTTAAAATTGGACTGCTGTGGAAGAACGAGAACGCAGCTCTACAAGATAGTTACCCAAACGCCCTTAGACGACTGAAGTGCCTACAACGCAAATTCATCAAGGAACCAGCACTAAAGTTTCAAACCGAAAAGGAGATCGACAATCTCGTGCGAAAGAAGTATGCCCGTAAGCTAAGTGCAGCCGAGATATTGAAAGAACACGCAAGGGTATGGTATCTACCAACCTTTTTAATTACAAACCCGAACAAACCTAATAGGGTTCGTCTAGTTTGGGATGCAGCGGCGCAGTCAGGGGGACAGTCCCTGAACGACTTCATACACGCCGGTCCCGACCTCTTGAAACCATTGGTGGAGCTGCTGATCTCAATTCGCGCCGGAAAGGTGGCGATCATCGGTGACATCGCGGAGATGTTGCATCAAATTCGAGTCAAGCCGGAAGATGCCCATGTTCAGCGCTTCCTTTGGTACGACCAAGATGACGAACTACACCATCCAAGCGTCTACACGATGGAAGCGCTCACATTCGGCATAAACTGCGCACCATGTATCGCACACTTCATACGGGACAGAAACGCTGACAGGTTCCAACAGCAATATCCCGCCGCCGCACAAGCCGTGAAAAATTACCACTACGTCGACGACTTTATCTACAGCGGCAACGACAATAAGGAGGTGATAGAAATCGCCACACAAGTTCGCCACATTCACGCCGCAGGAGGGTTCTATATTCGCAACTGGACATCGAACTCGAAGACTGTGCTTGGCGAACTAGGCGGAGAATCATCGTCAACCGAGGTCGAAATCACCACCGCCGAGAAAGTCCTCGGCCTATACTGGATCCCGGAAACGGACGACCTAACGTTTATCTTCAAATTCTCCTGTCTGAAACGCGACATATGGACAGAAAACGATGCACCGTTGAAGCGGAAACTCCTCCAA GCGGCAGTCACTGGTGCCAAGCTTAGCCAGTCAATTCAAACAAATTCTCGGCTATCAGTTAACTCCCATTACTACTGGACGGACTCCAAAACAGTCCTCAAATGGCTGCGAATGGACCCGCGCAAGTTCCAGCAGTACGTAATGCATCGCGTAGGAGAAGAGTTGGAGCTCACCAATGTCGACCAATGGTACTGGGTGCCATCAGACTTAAACCCTGCTGACATCGCCACTAAGACTTCGAGTTTCACTTCCATGCATAAATGGTTTGATGGCCCGGAGTATCTTCTCCAGGAACGCTCTCGTTGGCCCACCTGTACCGACCTAGGAGCCCCAACCAACATCGAAGTAAAGCAGGTGTTTTTCGTCGCTACTATACCACTGGACCCCATCGTGAAC ACGATGACCAGTTGCTACGGATCCGAGGGAGAGCTGAAAACTTGTGCCCCCAACAGCAAATAG